One genomic segment of Homalodisca vitripennis isolate AUS2020 unplaced genomic scaffold, UT_GWSS_2.1 ScUCBcl_2412;HRSCAF=7151, whole genome shotgun sequence includes these proteins:
- the LOC124372042 gene encoding uncharacterized protein LOC124372042, whose amino-acid sequence MDQFNLADHSSELDRELQYSESASEHSSSDFVDDTDEDPDFQLEDIFYDSEDFINPTPSPPKNIRLPVSIPSHESDSESDNVDSRPNAGNRRVLSSSDDDDDDIESDWEEVVESSPPNIEHHFDYQETPGPKHIPQNAIKPIDFFNLFFTTGLIGNSSGVNTLAALKP is encoded by the coding sequence ATGGATCAATTTAACTTAGCTGATCACAGCAGTGAACTGGACCGTGAGTTACAATACTCAGAAAGTGCATCTGAACATTCTAGTTCTGATTTTGTAGACGACACGGATGAAGACCCTGACTTCCAGcttgaagatatattttatgaCTCTGAAGATTTTATTAACCCCACACCATCCCCGCCCAAAAATATTAGGTTACCCGTGAGTATACCTTCACATGAATCTGACAGCGAATCTGACAATGTTGACAGTAGGCCTAATGCTGGAAATAGGAGAGTATTGAGCAGTTCTGATGACGACGATGATGATATTGAAAGTGATTGGGAGGAAGTAGTTGAGAGTAGCCCACCTAACATTGAACACCATTTTGACTATCAAGAAACTCCTGGTCCAAAACATATACCAcaaaatgcaataaaacctattgatttttttaatttattttttactaccgGACTGATTGGGAATT